A window from Populus trichocarpa isolate Nisqually-1 chromosome 3, P.trichocarpa_v4.1, whole genome shotgun sequence encodes these proteins:
- the LOC18097249 gene encoding G-type lectin S-receptor-like serine/threonine-protein kinase LECRK2, with product MAFPILHLSFSLLIMLPPFAVSQTGGNITVGASLSTSDNTSWLSPSGDFAFGFYQLYGNKDLFLLAIWYDKIPDKTIVWYANGDKPAPTGSKAVLTANRGISLTDPQGRELWRSETIIGDVAYGAMTDTGNFVLRDRVSDKLWESFKNPADTLLPSQVLDRGMTLSSRQSETNFSMGRFQLKLRDDGNLVLATINLPSDYTNEPYYKSGTDGGLDSSSPGYQVVFNESGYLYILRKNDQIFSLTQRVTASTGDFYHRATLNFDGVFTQYYHPKASTGNERWTPIWSQPDNICQASSVSAGSGTCGFNSVCRLNSDGRPICECPGGYSLLDPSDQYGSCRPNYTQSCEEDEVAPVEDLYDFEELTNTDWPTSDYALLQPFTEEKCRQSCLNDCMCAVAIFRSGDMCWKKKLPLSNGRVQTIVDAKALLKVRRSNVNPRSPYFPNNKKDRDGLILVGSVFLGCSVFVNFLLVCAICMGFFFIYRRRTKRIPQKDGAVETNLRCFTYQELAEATEGFKEELGRGAFGVVYRGVVHIGYSIVVAVKKLNNVAEDRVREFKTEVNVIGQTHHKNLVRLLGFCEEGDQRLLVYEFMSNGSLSSFIFQDAKPGWKKRIQIAFGVARGLLYLHEECSNQIIHCDIKPQNILLDEYYNARISDFGLAKLLLLDQSQTHTAIRGTKGYVAPEWFRNLPVTVKVDVYSYGVLLLEIICCRRNVESKVTIEEQAILTDWAYDCYREGTLDALVGSDTGALDDIEKLERFLMIAFWCIQEDPSLRPTMRKVTQMLEGVVEVPVPPCPCLLYAAS from the coding sequence TTGCTGTTTCTCAAACTGGTGGTAATATAACTGTGGGTGCTTCCCTTTCCACTTCTGACAACACCTCATGGCTTTCACCTTCTGGTGACTTTGCCTTTGGCTTTTATCAACTTTATGGCAACAAAGATCTCTTCTTGCTTGCCATATGGTACGATAAAATACCAGACAAAACCATAGTCTGGTATGCAAATGGAGATAAACCTGCACCAACAGGGTCCAAGGCAGTGCTGACTGCCAATCGCGGGATTTCACTTACTGACCCTCAAGGAAGAGAGTTGTGGAGATCCGAGACAATCATTGGTGATGTTGCCTACGGTGCCATGACTGACACAGGCAACTTCGTGCTTCGAGATCGTGTTTCTGATAAGCTGTGGGAGAGTTTCAAGAATCCTGCTGACACTTTACTGCCTTCACAGGTCTTGGACAGGGGGATGACCCTTTCTTCTCGCCAATCAGAAACCAACTTTTCTATGGGAAGGTTCCAGCTTAAACTTAGAGATGACGGGAATCTTGTGCTAGCAACAATAAACCTGCCTAGTGATTATACTAATGAACCTTATTATAAAAGTGGTACCGATGGTGGGTTGGATTCATCGAGTCCTGGCTATCAAGTGGTCTTTAATGAGTCAGGATACCTGTATATATTGAGGAAGAATGACCAAATATTCTCTCTAACACAGAGAGTAACTGCCTCCACTGGAGACTTCTATCACAGAGCAACTCTCAACTTTGACGGAGTTTTCACCCAGTATTATCACCCAAAAGCATCTACTGGCAATGAAAGGTGGACACCAATTTGGTCTCAACCAGATAATATTTGCCAAGCAAGTTCTGTTAGTGCTGGCAGTGGAACCTGTGGGTTCAACAGCGTCTGCAGGCTGAATTCAgatggaagaccaatctgcgaATGCCCTGGAGGATACTCGTTACTCGATCCAAGTGATCAGTATGGAAGTTGCAGACCAAACTACACACAAAGCTGTGAAGAAGATGAGGTGGCTCCCGTGGAAGATTTGTACGATTTTGAAGAACTTACAAATACGGATTGGCCAACATCTGACTACGCTCTCTTGCAGCCTTTCACTGAAGAAAAGTGCAGACAGTCTTGCTTGAATGATTGTATGTGTGCTGTCGCTATTTTCAGATCTGGTGATATGTGTTGGAAGAAGAAGCTGCCACTCTCGAATGGAAGAGTACAAACTATTGTTGATGCGAAGGCTCTTCTCAAAGTGAGGAGAAGTAATGTCAATCCACGAAGTCCTTATTTCCCTAACAACAAAAAAGACAGAGACGGTTTGATCCTGGTGGGATCTGTGTTTTTGGGCTGCTCTGTGTTTGTGAACTTTTTGTTGGTTTGTGCAATTtgtatgggtttttttttcatctaccGCAGGAGAACAAAGAGAATTCCTCAGAAAGACGGTGCTGTCGAAACAAATTTGCGGTGTTTTACTTACCAAGAGCTTGCAGAAGCAACAGAGGGGTTCAAGGAAGAGTTGGGAAGAGGAGCATTTGGAGTTGTTTACAGAGGGGTAGTGCATATAGGGTATAGCATTGTTGTGGCTGTGAAGAAGCTAAATAATGTGGCAGAAGATAGGGTGAGGGAATTCAAGACGGAAGTAAATGTGATCGGCCAGACCCATCACAAGAATCTGGTTCGGTTGCTGGGATTCTGCGAAGAAGGAGATCAGCGGTTGTTGGTGTATGAGTTCATGAGCAATGGAAGTCTAtcgagttttatttttcaagatgcAAAACCTGGTTGGAAGAAAAGAATCCAAATTGCCTTTGGAGTTGCAAGAGGACTTTTGTACTTGCATGAAGAGTGCAGCAATCAGATTATCCATTGTGATATCAAGCCCCAGAATATACTTCTGGATGAATATTACAATGCAAGGATATCTGACTTTGGTTTGGCAAAGCTCTTGTTGCTGGATCAGAGCCAGACCCATACAGCCATCAGAGGGACAAAAGGGTATGTTGCACCTGAATGGTTCAGGAACTTGCCCGTCACTGTGAAGGTGGATGTGTATAGCTATGGTGTACTCCTGCTAGAGATCATTTGTTGCAGAAGAAATGTGGAGAGCAAAGTAACCATAGAAGAACAGGCAATTTTAACAGACTGGGCATATGACTGTTATCGTGAAGGGACATTGGATGCCCTCGTTGGATCTGATACCGGAGCCTTAGATGACATAGAAAAGCTAGAGAGGTTTCTGATGATTGCTTTCTGGTGTATTCAGGAAGATCCGTCTCTCCGACCCACCATGAGGAAAGTTACACAGATGCTTGAAGGAGTAGTTGAAGTACCTGTTCCACCATGTCCATGCCTTCTTTACGCAGCAAGTTAA
- the LOC18109167 gene encoding G-type lectin S-receptor-like serine/threonine-protein kinase LECRK1: protein MKVRKGNRTAGSSAKKSDRSILITTGSVLLGSSIFLIVLSLLGIYVFFTRWNQQKQKMVPQLHVMPEMNLQNFTYNELETATGGFKEELGRGAFGIVYRGALANEDKPLIAVKKLEKMAGEDDTEFNTEVKVIGRTNHKNLVQLVGFCNEGENRLLVYEYMSSGSLSNYIFGYTRPSWHRRMQIAFGVARGLLYLHEECSSQIIHCDIKPQNILLDESLNGRISDFGLAKLLKTDQTKTTTGIRGTKGYVAPEWFKNLPVTTKVDTYSFGILLLELVCCRKNFEINAMQEDQIVLADWACDCLKEGKLNLLVEEDEEAMEDMKRVERFVMVAIWCIQEDPSLRPGMKKVVQMLEGGVQVSVPPDPSSFISTI, encoded by the coding sequence ATGAAAGTAAGGAAAGGCAACCGGACTGCAGGTTCAAGTGCAAAGAAGAGTGATCGATCAATTTTGATCACAACAGGATCGGTGCTTTTAGGTAGCTCCATCTTTCTAATTGTTCTTTCTCTGCTAGGAATCTACGTGTTCTTTACTCGATGgaaccaacaaaaacaaaagatggtACCGCAACTCCATGTCATGCCAGAAATGAATCTGCAGAATTTTACTTACAATGAGCTGGAAACAGCTACAGGAGGATTCAAGGAAGAACTCGGTAGGGGTGCTTTTGGAATTGTTTACAGAGGGGCACTAGCCAACGAAGACAAACCGCTCATCGCagtaaagaaattagaaaagatgGCCGGGGAGGACGACACAGAATTCAATACAGAAGTGAAAGTTATTGGCAGAACAAATCACAAGAATCTGGTTCAACTTGTTGGATTCTGTAACGAAGGGGAAAATCGCCTTCTGGTCTACGAGTACATGAGCAGTGGCTCCTTGTCAAACTACATATTTGGATATACAAGGCCTAGTTGGCACCGAAGAATGCAAATTGCTTTCGGTGTAGCCAGAGGGCTACTTTACCTCCATGAAGAATGCAGCTCCCAGATAATCCATTGTGATATCAAGCCTCAAAATATCCTCCTCGACGAATCTCTTAACGGCAGGATTTCAGATTTCGGACTAGCCAAGCTGTTGAAGACGGACCAAACCAAAACAACGACAGGAATCAGGGGGACGAAAGGGTATGTAGCTCCTGAATGGTTCAAGAACTTGCCTGTCACAACCAAAGTAGATACCTACAGCTTTGGCATTCTCTTGCTGGAGCTAGTTTGCTGCAGAAAGAACTTTGAGATTAATGCAATGCAAGAAGATCAGATAGTTCTTGCAGACTGGGCATGTGATTGCCTTAAAGAAGGAAAGTTGAACCTTTTagtagaagaagatgaagaggcaATGGAAGACATGAAAAGGGTAGAGAGGTTTGTGATGGTTGCAATTTGGTGCATTCAGGAAGATCCATCTTTAAGACCTGGAATGAAGAAAGTTGTGCAGATGTTAGAAGGAGGTGTTCAAGTCTCTGTTCCTCCTGATCCTTCATCATTTATCAGCACAATCTAA